Proteins from a genomic interval of Longimicrobium sp.:
- a CDS encoding DinB family protein encodes MSTVPETAAVISPEALLEHWQGHRRLTRRVIDAFPEDQLFTFTLGGMRSFGTMALEMLTMAAPMLRGVVSEEWTTSWGRDAIPKAEILRGWDEATEEMNALWAQIPLERFQETTTAFGMYPGKVHDLLLYVIDNEIHHRGQGYVYLRALGIEPPPFYERT; translated from the coding sequence ATGTCCACCGTTCCCGAAACCGCCGCCGTCATCTCGCCCGAAGCCCTGCTGGAGCACTGGCAGGGGCACCGCCGTCTGACGCGGCGGGTGATCGACGCCTTCCCCGAGGACCAGCTCTTCACCTTTACACTCGGGGGCATGCGGTCCTTCGGTACGATGGCGCTGGAGATGCTCACCATGGCGGCGCCCATGCTCCGCGGCGTCGTGAGCGAGGAGTGGACGACATCCTGGGGCCGGGATGCCATCCCCAAGGCCGAGATACTGCGGGGCTGGGACGAAGCGACGGAGGAGATGAACGCGCTCTGGGCGCAGATTCCGCTGGAACGGTTTCAGGAGACCACCACGGCCTTCGGGATGTACCCCGGCAAGGTGCACGACCTTCTGCTGTACGTGATCGACAACGAGATCCACCACCGCGGGCAGGGATACGTGTACCTGCGCGCCCTGGGCATCGAGCCGCCGCCGTTCTACGAGCGCACCTGA
- a CDS encoding peptidoglycan recognition family protein, protein MRSIYTSALVAGAALLFAACADNPASGRDAADPEIAVPSQASLDKVFADAGAEFNVPASLLKAIGYHATELQMIRSEEEFPGQGRAYGVMALRGPQLARGASLAGVSIVAAQSDVRANVRAAAALLGAQAGDLRIERDDVSAWAPAVARYSGIASAEIRAMYVQNGVYGVLRNGAVARDENGAVTATIPQEMVKVDVQAAAAVECAPDFCVSGALWRANPNYNARPAVPTNTSHPYKQQMIILHTCEGDYWNGCLQTLLDRGLSAHYVVSRPVDMADGSIQISQLVRESNRAWHIGAYYDATRNGGTHTYLNGVQSNDFTVGIEHAGYASQTTWSDTQLNFSARLSCDITKAYAIPRDRYHLKGHGELQSGKSDPGSAFWTYGVDYVVRVQNYCA, encoded by the coding sequence ATGCGGTCAATTTACACGTCGGCCCTCGTGGCCGGCGCGGCGCTGCTTTTTGCCGCCTGCGCCGACAACCCCGCCTCCGGACGCGATGCGGCGGATCCCGAGATCGCGGTGCCCTCGCAGGCCAGCCTCGACAAGGTGTTCGCCGATGCCGGGGCCGAGTTCAACGTCCCTGCGTCGCTGCTCAAGGCCATCGGCTACCACGCCACCGAGCTGCAGATGATCCGCAGTGAGGAAGAGTTCCCGGGCCAGGGACGCGCGTACGGGGTGATGGCGCTTCGGGGGCCGCAGCTCGCGCGCGGCGCGTCGCTGGCGGGCGTGTCCATCGTAGCCGCGCAGAGCGACGTGCGCGCGAACGTGCGGGCGGCCGCCGCGCTCCTGGGGGCACAGGCCGGCGACCTGAGGATCGAGCGTGACGACGTGAGCGCCTGGGCGCCGGCGGTGGCCCGCTACAGCGGCATCGCCAGCGCCGAGATCCGCGCCATGTACGTGCAGAACGGCGTGTACGGCGTTCTGCGCAACGGCGCCGTGGCGCGCGACGAGAATGGGGCCGTGACGGCCACCATCCCGCAGGAGATGGTGAAGGTAGATGTGCAGGCGGCCGCGGCGGTGGAGTGCGCGCCGGACTTCTGCGTGTCGGGCGCCCTGTGGCGGGCCAACCCCAACTACAACGCCCGTCCCGCCGTGCCCACCAACACGTCGCATCCGTACAAGCAGCAGATGATCATCCTGCACACCTGCGAGGGCGACTACTGGAACGGGTGCCTGCAGACGCTGCTGGACCGCGGGCTGAGCGCGCACTACGTCGTCAGCCGCCCGGTGGACATGGCCGACGGCTCCATCCAGATTTCGCAGCTGGTGCGCGAGTCCAACCGCGCCTGGCACATCGGCGCGTACTACGACGCCACGCGCAACGGCGGAACCCACACCTACTTGAACGGCGTGCAGTCCAACGATTTCACCGTCGGCATCGAGCACGCCGGGTACGCGTCGCAGACCACCTGGAGCGACACGCAGCTCAACTTCTCGGCGCGGCTCAGCTGCGACATCACCAAGGCGTACGCCATCCCGCGCGACCGCTACCACCTGAAGGGCCACGGCGAGCTGCAGAGCGGCAAGAGCGATCCGGGGTCTGCTTTCTGGACCTACGGCGTAGATTACGTCGTCCGGGTGCAGAACTACTGCGCGTAG
- a CDS encoding adenylate/guanylate cyclase domain-containing protein, whose product MKLNLPQRRTLLLAAVALLAPLLALAVAEARVGRALERRVYDSWFTMRGTLPRPADVVIVAIDTDSEASLGRYPWGREWHARLLRNLHRAGARVVAFDLTFADAFPRADTAFRAAIDETGIAVLGAKTDVVLRRGARGFRLEEPAGVLRGAAMGIVDVQPDAVDGVVREYPLLHAYPDRAVPQLGAQAVLRFLGLPANSLRQTVDGWRLAARAVPAGPGGAMLVDWAGPAGSVSTYSYATVVDDAATDLGEWDLDSFEDLARDGVFRGRIVLVGTTVPEHQDLHPTPVRDADGAAGAVGMPGVEIHAQAAAALLAGRHVRPVPRPAQYAWAVLLAAAAVLALSRLRGWRGVAAAGALAVLAPVAAGLLFTGGAWLWTVAPLLAVGLASGGSAAVLWADEARERARIRGMFQQYVPPAVVRELIRRPELLALGGEERVATVLFSDVRGFSAVAERLAPAELVALLNEYLTAMTDVVVRHGGIVDKYIGDCLMAEFGVPVPLDDHPVHACRAALRMRDELRRLRADWRGRGLPALHARTGINTGEVLVGNLGSHLMMDYTCMGDHVNLASRLEGLNKDYGTEIVVSEFTWAQVQAHFIGREIDCVRVVGREGLVSVHELVATREDGVDADTAALLDGFAHARTLYCERRFSEALDAFQALVDRFPEDGPAAVYLERCHGHAAAPPPAEWDGAHQLVSK is encoded by the coding sequence ATGAAGCTGAATCTACCGCAGCGCCGCACATTGCTGCTCGCGGCCGTCGCGCTGCTGGCGCCGCTCCTGGCGCTGGCCGTCGCCGAGGCGCGGGTGGGGCGCGCGCTGGAGCGGCGCGTGTACGACAGCTGGTTTACGATGCGCGGCACCCTGCCCCGCCCCGCGGACGTGGTGATCGTGGCAATCGACACCGACTCCGAGGCGTCGCTGGGACGGTATCCCTGGGGCCGCGAGTGGCACGCGCGTCTCCTGCGCAACCTGCACCGGGCCGGCGCCCGCGTGGTGGCCTTCGATCTTACGTTCGCCGACGCCTTTCCGCGCGCCGACACCGCCTTCCGAGCCGCGATCGACGAGACCGGGATCGCGGTGCTGGGCGCCAAGACGGATGTCGTCCTGCGCCGCGGCGCGCGCGGGTTCCGGCTGGAGGAGCCCGCCGGGGTGCTGCGCGGCGCCGCGATGGGGATCGTCGACGTGCAGCCCGACGCGGTGGACGGCGTAGTGCGCGAGTACCCGCTGCTCCACGCCTATCCCGATCGCGCCGTCCCCCAGCTGGGGGCGCAGGCGGTGCTCCGGTTCCTGGGCCTTCCCGCGAACTCGCTGCGCCAGACGGTGGACGGATGGCGGCTGGCTGCCCGTGCCGTTCCCGCGGGCCCGGGCGGGGCGATGCTGGTGGACTGGGCGGGGCCTGCGGGGTCGGTCTCCACCTATTCCTACGCGACGGTGGTGGACGACGCGGCGACCGACCTGGGCGAGTGGGATTTGGACTCGTTCGAGGACCTGGCCCGGGATGGCGTGTTCCGCGGCCGCATCGTCCTGGTGGGCACCACCGTGCCCGAGCACCAGGACCTGCATCCAACCCCCGTGCGCGACGCCGACGGGGCAGCGGGCGCGGTAGGGATGCCGGGGGTGGAGATCCACGCGCAGGCCGCCGCCGCGCTGCTGGCCGGGCGCCACGTTCGCCCCGTGCCGCGGCCCGCGCAGTACGCCTGGGCGGTGCTCCTGGCCGCGGCGGCCGTCCTGGCCCTGTCGCGGCTGCGCGGCTGGCGGGGCGTGGCCGCGGCGGGCGCGCTGGCGGTCCTGGCGCCCGTCGCGGCGGGGCTGCTGTTCACGGGGGGCGCCTGGCTGTGGACGGTGGCGCCCCTGCTGGCGGTGGGGCTGGCGTCCGGCGGGTCGGCGGCGGTGCTGTGGGCCGACGAGGCGCGGGAGCGGGCGCGCATCCGCGGCATGTTCCAGCAGTACGTGCCCCCCGCCGTGGTGCGCGAGCTCATCCGCCGGCCGGAGCTGCTGGCGCTGGGCGGCGAGGAGCGCGTGGCCACGGTGCTGTTCAGCGACGTGCGCGGCTTCAGCGCCGTGGCGGAGCGGCTGGCCCCCGCCGAGCTGGTGGCGCTGCTGAACGAGTACCTGACCGCGATGACGGACGTCGTGGTGCGTCATGGCGGCATCGTCGACAAGTACATCGGCGACTGCCTGATGGCGGAGTTCGGCGTGCCGGTGCCGCTGGACGACCACCCCGTGCACGCCTGCCGCGCCGCCCTGCGCATGCGCGACGAGCTGCGGCGCCTGCGCGCGGACTGGCGCGGGCGAGGGCTACCCGCCCTGCACGCGCGCACCGGCATCAACACCGGGGAGGTGCTGGTGGGCAACCTGGGCAGCCACCTCATGATGGACTACACCTGCATGGGCGACCACGTGAACCTGGCGTCCCGCCTGGAGGGGCTGAACAAGGACTACGGCACGGAGATCGTCGTTTCGGAGTTCACCTGGGCGCAGGTGCAGGCGCACTTCATCGGGCGGGAGATCGACTGCGTGCGGGTGGTGGGGCGCGAGGGGCTCGTGTCCGTCCACGAACTGGTCGCCACGCGGGAGGACGGCGTGGATGCGGACACGGCGGCGCTGCTTGACGGATTCGCGCACGCCCGCACGCTCTACTGCGAGCGCCGCTTCAGCGAGGCACTGGACGCATTCCAGGCGCTCGTGGACCGCTTTCCGGAGGATGGGCCCGCGGCGGTGTACCTGGAGCGCTGCCATGGCCATGCCGCCGCCCCTCCGCCCGCCGAGTGGGACGGCGCCCACCAACTGGTATCCAAGTAG
- a CDS encoding FecR family protein, with amino-acid sequence MRRTILAAAAAILVLGAVPGYAHAQQAEVALVYRLLQEGQMVINPAAGGERRAQLGDRLRNRDVVATSANTRAALRFTDDGSILRINPGSQVRLTSGDERGAVVRTLQLEFGEVWARVNRRNGSEFRIQTPAGVAAVKGTEFLVRIDSAGGTTIITLEGVVEFFNEAGRTDVGAGQQASAGSQSDAPEARRATREELRRAEAVGGEDAADAGRATWVEVQLQHADGRVRTLMMQVPAEALRGRVQGTP; translated from the coding sequence ATGCGCAGAACGATCCTGGCCGCCGCGGCGGCGATCCTCGTCCTCGGCGCGGTGCCCGGGTATGCCCACGCCCAGCAGGCGGAGGTGGCCCTGGTGTACCGGCTGCTGCAGGAAGGGCAGATGGTGATCAATCCGGCGGCGGGCGGGGAGCGGCGAGCGCAACTGGGCGACCGCCTGCGGAACCGTGACGTGGTCGCCACGTCGGCGAACACGCGGGCGGCGCTGCGGTTCACCGACGACGGCTCCATCCTGCGGATCAACCCCGGCTCGCAGGTGCGGCTGACCTCCGGCGATGAGCGCGGCGCGGTGGTGCGCACGCTCCAGCTGGAGTTCGGCGAGGTGTGGGCGCGCGTCAACCGCCGCAATGGGTCGGAGTTCCGCATCCAGACCCCGGCCGGCGTGGCCGCGGTAAAGGGGACGGAGTTCCTGGTGCGGATCGACTCCGCGGGGGGCACCACCATCATCACGCTGGAAGGCGTGGTGGAGTTCTTCAACGAAGCGGGCCGCACGGACGTGGGCGCCGGGCAGCAGGCGTCGGCGGGTTCGCAGTCGGATGCGCCCGAGGCCCGGCGCGCGACGCGCGAGGAGCTGCGCCGGGCGGAAGCGGTGGGCGGCGAGGACGCTGCGGACGCCGGGCGTGCGACGTGGGTGGAGGTGCAGCTGCAGCACGCCGACGGCCGCGTGCGCACGCTGATGATGCAGGTGCCCGCCGAGGCGCTCCGCGGCCGCGTGCAGGGGACGCCATGA
- a CDS encoding MBL fold metallo-hydrolase: MSPPPGLTATCWGTRGSIPAPGPDTVRYGGNTPCLEVQAEGRRYIFDAGTGIRALSRALEPEEPVEAELFLTHFHWDHVQGFPFCGQLYHADSRIRVHGPPQDGAGVASVLAGIMAPAYFPVPLDALAAGVEFVDVDTAPWTDGAVEVDALRVCHPGFTCGYRLRTGGASIAYVPDNELREADDAQYRQMVDWAAGVDLLVHDAMWRDDEYPRYRGWGHGSVGDAVRLAEDAGARRLLLFHYAPERRDDELDAIVSEVRRGLAERGSALRVDPACEGVAVHLCRGDA; this comes from the coding sequence ATGAGCCCTCCGCCCGGCCTGACCGCCACCTGTTGGGGCACCCGCGGCTCCATCCCCGCGCCGGGGCCAGACACCGTGCGCTACGGCGGCAACACGCCGTGTTTGGAGGTCCAGGCGGAAGGCCGCCGCTACATCTTCGACGCGGGGACGGGAATCCGCGCGCTCAGCCGTGCGCTGGAGCCGGAGGAGCCGGTGGAGGCGGAGCTGTTCCTGACGCACTTCCACTGGGACCACGTGCAGGGGTTTCCCTTCTGCGGCCAGCTCTACCACGCCGACAGCCGCATCCGCGTCCACGGTCCCCCGCAGGACGGGGCGGGCGTCGCCAGCGTGCTCGCCGGGATCATGGCGCCCGCGTACTTCCCCGTGCCGCTGGATGCGCTGGCCGCGGGGGTGGAGTTCGTGGATGTGGACACCGCGCCGTGGACGGATGGAGCCGTGGAGGTGGATGCGCTGCGCGTCTGCCATCCCGGGTTCACCTGTGGCTACCGGCTGCGGACCGGCGGTGCCTCGATCGCGTACGTACCCGACAACGAGCTGCGCGAGGCCGACGACGCACAGTACCGGCAGATGGTGGACTGGGCCGCGGGAGTGGACCTGCTGGTGCACGATGCCATGTGGCGCGACGACGAGTACCCGCGCTACCGCGGTTGGGGGCACGGCAGCGTGGGGGATGCCGTGCGGCTAGCGGAGGACGCCGGTGCGCGCCGGCTCCTGCTCTTCCATTACGCGCCCGAGCGCAGGGACGACGAGCTGGACGCCATCGTGAGCGAGGTGCGGCGCGGGTTGGCCGAGCGCGGGTCGGCGCTGCGGGTGGACCCGGCGTGCGAGGGCGTGGCGGTCCACCTCTGCCGGGGGGACGCATGA